Proteins encoded within one genomic window of Paraglaciecola psychrophila 170:
- a CDS encoding LamG domain-containing protein, whose amino-acid sequence MSHNVTSLPSNNLSHFFTALGLVFIVSILTACGGGSADVIQTPAPAPLDNTPITYSGPVASTPDVTQFKLELWDNISSQDRCGACHVQDNQSPAFARNDDINLAYSAANSLVNFTSPEDSSLVSKVAGGHNCWLTSDAACADIMTTWISNWGATESTANEIQLEAPVAKEPGANKNFPADTQLFAANVYPILKTYCSNCHTNSATIPISPYFASSDIDEAYAASKARINLDTPANARFVGKVRDEFHNCWSDCSSNADDIINALQNMADGIDVTDLDAALINSKALTIFDGTLATGGGRFETDVIAKWEFKTGSGTTAFDTSGVEPAINLSLNGEVSWIGGWGIQLLNGKAQGSTTSSKKLHNLITATGEFAIEAWVVPANVTQEGPARIISYSGGADTRNFTLGQTLYNYNYLLRTDKTDLNGQPALSSSDAAEVLQASLQHVVVNYDSVNGRQIFVNGQFTGDTDTTEVGNFADWNDSYAFVLGNEVSGDIPWAGSIRMVAVHNRVLSAEQVAQNFDVGIGQKFLLLFEVSDITHIAQSYVVLEVSQFDNYSYLFSDPFFVTLDSSASITDIPLQGMRIGINGREANVGQVYQNLNTQLTQAGYVAGQGQILSALGTIIPVEKGVEVDEFFLTFEVLADQTNVVVEADPPAPAASADLKAQSQIGIRNFAEIHASMSAVTTVPMNNSAVKTAFEQLKQQLPSVTNMDGFLASNQMAVTQMAIKYCDQLVETKNLRDNYFTGFDFSQNASSAFTAQDRNLVLTPLTTRMLGTSLSDQPTNSDVIDELDNLITRLTDCNNGKICDANYTKTVVKAVCAGALGSAAITMQ is encoded by the coding sequence ATGAGCCATAACGTGACCTCTTTACCTTCAAATAATCTAAGCCATTTTTTTACAGCATTGGGTTTAGTATTTATTGTTTCGATACTGACGGCTTGTGGTGGTGGCTCGGCTGATGTGATTCAAACGCCGGCACCCGCTCCTTTAGATAATACACCTATCACCTATTCCGGCCCCGTAGCATCAACACCAGACGTGACCCAATTCAAATTAGAATTATGGGACAACATTAGCTCACAAGACCGCTGCGGTGCCTGCCATGTGCAAGATAATCAGTCACCTGCTTTTGCGCGTAATGATGATATTAATTTGGCTTACAGCGCAGCAAATTCGTTGGTAAATTTCACCTCCCCTGAAGATTCATCTTTAGTTTCAAAAGTAGCAGGGGGCCACAACTGTTGGTTAACCAGTGACGCCGCTTGTGCTGATATTATGACGACTTGGATCAGCAACTGGGGAGCCACAGAAAGTACCGCTAACGAAATTCAACTAGAAGCGCCCGTCGCAAAAGAGCCGGGTGCGAATAAAAACTTCCCGGCAGATACTCAGCTTTTTGCTGCCAACGTTTACCCAATATTAAAAACCTACTGCTCTAATTGCCATACCAACTCTGCCACTATTCCTATTTCACCTTATTTTGCGTCAAGTGATATTGACGAAGCATATGCTGCGTCAAAAGCCAGAATTAATCTCGACACACCTGCCAACGCAAGGTTTGTAGGTAAAGTGCGCGACGAATTTCATAATTGTTGGAGTGATTGCAGCAGTAACGCAGATGATATTATCAATGCTCTTCAAAATATGGCCGATGGCATTGATGTAACTGATTTAGATGCGGCATTAATCAACAGTAAAGCCTTAACTATTTTTGATGGCACACTTGCCACAGGTGGCGGACGTTTTGAAACTGATGTGATAGCAAAATGGGAATTTAAAACGGGCTCTGGCACCACCGCATTCGATACCAGCGGTGTTGAGCCTGCTATTAACCTCTCTTTAAATGGAGAGGTAAGCTGGATAGGTGGTTGGGGTATTCAGCTACTTAACGGCAAAGCCCAAGGGTCAACGACCAGCAGTAAAAAGTTACACAACCTCATCACTGCGACAGGTGAATTTGCAATAGAAGCGTGGGTAGTACCCGCCAATGTCACCCAAGAAGGTCCGGCTAGGATCATCAGTTATTCGGGTGGTGCCGACACTCGCAACTTCACGTTAGGCCAAACCTTATATAACTACAATTATCTATTACGCACCGATAAAACAGATTTAAATGGCCAACCTGCGTTGTCGTCATCTGATGCTGCAGAGGTGCTGCAAGCCAGTTTACAACATGTGGTGGTTAATTATGACTCGGTAAATGGTAGACAAATATTCGTTAATGGCCAATTTACGGGTGATACCGATACCACCGAGGTAGGCAATTTTGCAGACTGGAACGACAGTTATGCCTTTGTATTGGGTAATGAAGTATCAGGAGATATTCCTTGGGCGGGGTCAATAAGAATGGTCGCTGTCCATAATCGGGTATTAAGTGCAGAGCAAGTCGCGCAAAATTTTGATGTAGGCATTGGTCAAAAATTCTTATTACTGTTCGAAGTAAGTGACATCACCCACATCGCACAAAGTTATGTGGTGTTAGAAGTCAGTCAATTTGATAATTACAGCTACTTATTCAGCGACCCCTTTTTTGTTACCTTAGATAGCAGTGCCAGTATTACTGACATCCCCTTGCAAGGTATGCGCATCGGTATCAATGGGCGCGAAGCCAATGTTGGCCAAGTATACCAAAATCTAAATACTCAACTCACTCAAGCTGGTTATGTAGCAGGTCAAGGGCAAATATTATCAGCTTTAGGCACTATCATCCCCGTTGAAAAAGGTGTTGAGGTAGATGAGTTTTTCTTGACCTTTGAAGTATTAGCTGACCAAACAAACGTGGTAGTGGAAGCCGATCCCCCTGCCCCAGCTGCCAGCGCTGACTTAAAAGCACAATCACAAATTGGCATCCGTAACTTTGCCGAAATACATGCCAGTATGTCGGCAGTAACCACTGTGCCTATGAACAATTCGGCCGTTAAAACCGCGTTTGAACAGTTAAAACAACAGCTGCCTTCGGTGACCAATATGGATGGGTTTTTAGCTTCTAATCAGATGGCTGTCACACAAATGGCAATCAAATATTGCGACCAGTTAGTAGAGACCAAAAACCTAAGAGACAACTATTTTACGGGTTTCGATTTTAGTCAAAATGCATCGTCGGCGTTTACCGCTCAAGACAGAAACTTAGTGTTAACTCCGTTAACCACTAGGATGTTGGGTACCAGTCTAAGCGACCAGCCAACTAACAGCGATGTAATCGATGAATTAGATAATTTAATCACGCGTTTAACCGACTGCAATAACGGTAAAATATGCGATGCCAACTACACCAAAACAGTCGTTAAAGCGGTATGTGCTGGTGCGCTAGGCAGTGCTGCAATTACGATGCAATAA